From a region of the Candidatus Micropelagos thuwalensis genome:
- a CDS encoding prephenate/arogenate dehydrogenase family protein, with the protein MDKPHITLIGMGLIGSSIGHALKRVDLAAHITGYARSAETREKALNIGFVDSIADSLKGAVADADIVFLNVPVGMIAEIVRDMAPSLKPGAIVTDVGSVKKSVMDAVHEHLTENTTFVPAHPIAGTELSGPEAGFAELFDNRWCILTPDSETDKQAVQTISDLWRAMGSDVEIMDADHHDLVLAITSHVPHLIAFNIVGTAADLEAVTQSEVIKYSAGGFRDFTRIAASDPVMWRDVFMNNGEAVLEMLARFSEDLTSLQRAIRWKDGEALEKLFSRTRDIRRSIIEAGQDTDDVNFGRTESPHKTD; encoded by the coding sequence ATGGATAAGCCTCACATCACTCTTATCGGCATGGGCCTAATCGGGTCGTCAATCGGGCATGCGCTCAAGCGTGTTGACTTGGCGGCGCATATAACAGGTTATGCGCGCAGCGCGGAAACACGCGAGAAAGCCCTGAATATTGGTTTTGTTGACAGTATAGCGGACAGCCTAAAAGGGGCTGTAGCTGATGCAGATATTGTATTTTTAAATGTACCTGTCGGGATGATAGCCGAAATTGTCAGAGATATGGCGCCATCATTAAAGCCCGGCGCGATTGTAACAGATGTCGGATCGGTGAAGAAATCAGTCATGGATGCTGTGCATGAGCATCTTACTGAAAATACGACCTTTGTGCCTGCACACCCGATTGCTGGAACGGAGCTTTCCGGGCCTGAGGCTGGTTTTGCCGAATTGTTTGATAACCGTTGGTGTATCCTCACACCTGATTCTGAAACTGATAAACAAGCTGTGCAGACCATTTCGGATTTATGGCGTGCCATGGGGTCGGATGTGGAAATCATGGATGCCGATCACCATGATCTTGTGCTGGCGATTACCAGCCATGTGCCGCATTTAATTGCGTTTAATATTGTTGGCACGGCTGCAGATTTGGAAGCTGTGACACAAAGCGAAGTGATTAAATATAGTGCCGGCGGATTTAGGGACTTTACCCGCATCGCGGCATCTGACCCTGTGATGTGGCGTGATGTGTTTATGAATAATGGCGAGGCTGTGCTGGAAATGCTTGCCCGTTTTAGTGAGGATCTCACAAGCTTGCAACGTGCGATTAGATGGAAAGATGGCGAGGCGTTGGAGAAACTTTTTTCACGCACACGCGATATTCGCCGCAGTATTATCGAAGCTGGTCAAGATACTGACGACGTGAATTTTGGGCGGACTGAATCGCCGCATAAAACAGATTAA
- a CDS encoding DUF2125 domain-containing protein, whose translation MSGIPIKTKLAVLWPYLALLALALTASGFWYLGAAKIKKSLYESPDISFNNISVRGFPSQFRVILENYSIQLPQGNLSGEKLTAVRMFYDFNHTIIWAEGSLQFQGKSGDQLTLTGDAMQASHVMSKDGDDYFADARISVDLQNPHIQVRPVFVEGTNISSDQIQFYSLPTETNQTRMLFNAGNLIFAKTNDQNILSLKKTIVETQFPKTPDASDNITLNNMVLDINLPSGELLAIQADGQLGRSNKGYLDGTLNLNFKNMTSVLKILNTRGILTSDQTALLSFALQLKTNPTKESTSDTDTFPLTLAFKRGRTFFGPIDIGPAPKL comes from the coding sequence ATGTCTGGCATCCCTATAAAAACGAAACTTGCCGTCCTCTGGCCTTATTTGGCTTTGCTGGCGCTTGCACTCACAGCTTCAGGCTTCTGGTATTTAGGAGCCGCAAAGATTAAGAAATCACTATATGAAAGCCCTGACATCAGTTTCAACAACATCTCTGTGCGTGGTTTTCCCAGCCAGTTTCGGGTGATTTTAGAGAATTATAGCATCCAGCTACCACAGGGAAATCTATCAGGCGAAAAACTGACCGCCGTGCGGATGTTTTACGACTTTAATCATACAATTATCTGGGCAGAGGGAAGTTTGCAGTTTCAAGGGAAATCCGGCGATCAACTTACCCTCACCGGAGATGCAATGCAGGCCAGCCATGTCATGAGCAAAGACGGCGATGATTATTTTGCTGATGCGCGGATATCTGTTGACCTGCAAAACCCCCATATTCAAGTTCGTCCGGTTTTTGTTGAAGGAACGAATATATCATCCGACCAGATACAATTTTACAGCCTTCCGACTGAAACCAATCAAACGCGTATGCTGTTTAATGCAGGCAATCTCATTTTTGCCAAAACTAATGATCAAAATATCCTGAGTTTAAAAAAGACGATTGTGGAAACACAGTTCCCTAAAACGCCTGACGCAAGTGACAACATCACACTCAATAATATGGTACTGGATATTAATCTACCATCCGGTGAATTACTCGCCATTCAGGCGGACGGTCAGCTCGGACGGAGTAACAAAGGATATCTCGACGGCACGCTCAATTTAAACTTTAAGAACATGACATCAGTTTTGAAAATTTTAAACACCCGCGGTATTTTGACATCGGATCAAACCGCCCTCTTATCTTTCGCGCTTCAGCTAAAGACTAACCCTACAAAAGAAAGTACATCAGACACTGACACGTTCCCTTTGACACTTGCCTTTAAACGCGGGCGGACATTTTTCGGGCCAATTGACATTGGCCCAGCACCTAAACTTTAA
- a CDS encoding YdcF family protein, producing MKLDKPQEDRLWLSALLYFAFGLTILFIVSFLLFAQGRRHDAMNAPEKPTADGIVILTGMSDERIRQGLALLGEGYAKRALVSGVHKSADMDRILSFAEFDPARISCCVDLDYRATNTVGNAGETAMWVRTHGYRSIIMVTSTHHIPRSLIELRRVIPNVLIHPYAVNAPGVQIQSWWRYPGTLGLLLGEYVRYLLSLFDLTGDHMVLS from the coding sequence ATGAAACTTGACAAACCTCAAGAAGACAGACTCTGGTTAAGTGCGCTTCTCTATTTCGCTTTTGGCTTAACAATATTGTTCATTGTTAGTTTCTTATTATTCGCGCAAGGCAGACGCCATGATGCAATGAACGCACCTGAAAAACCCACGGCTGATGGAATAGTAATTTTAACAGGCATGTCCGATGAACGTATCCGCCAAGGACTTGCTTTACTGGGTGAAGGCTATGCAAAACGCGCATTGGTTTCGGGTGTTCACAAATCTGCCGATATGGATAGGATTTTAAGCTTTGCCGAATTTGACCCAGCCAGGATTTCTTGTTGTGTTGATCTTGATTACCGCGCCACGAATACAGTAGGCAATGCCGGAGAGACCGCTATGTGGGTGCGGACTCATGGGTATCGATCCATCATAATGGTGACAAGCACGCATCACATCCCGCGCAGTTTAATAGAGCTTCGGCGCGTAATTCCTAACGTCTTAATTCACCCCTATGCTGTCAACGCACCGGGCGTACAAATACAATCATGGTGGCGTTATCCCGGCACGCTTGGCCTTTTGCTCGGCGAATATGTGCGATATTTACTCTCTCTGTTCGATCTAACCGGGGATCATATGGTGTTATCCTGA
- the gloB gene encoding hydroxyacylglutathione hydrolase, translating to MQEIEVVQIPCLSDNYGYLVHHVSSGETASIDTPDAAPLLATLADRRWELTAIFNTHHHYDHVGGNLELKEKTGCKIFGPAGEADKIPGLDEALDDGDMISLGSEQIRILNVGGHTKGHIAYYFFESSCAFVGDTLFMLGCGRLFEGTPQQMWSSLKKIANLPPETLIYCAHEYTEANARFAETIDPDNQNLTERIADIKALRSADKPTVPASIAVELATNPFLRAGDPAIQNHLGMAGANIVDVFAEIRTLKDNY from the coding sequence ATGCAAGAAATTGAAGTCGTCCAAATCCCCTGTCTGAGTGATAATTATGGATATTTGGTACACCATGTGTCCAGCGGCGAAACCGCCAGTATTGATACGCCCGATGCAGCCCCTCTGCTTGCAACATTAGCAGACAGAAGATGGGAGCTTACCGCAATTTTCAACACGCATCATCATTATGACCATGTTGGCGGTAATTTGGAATTGAAAGAAAAAACCGGATGCAAAATTTTCGGCCCAGCTGGAGAGGCCGATAAAATCCCCGGTTTAGACGAGGCCCTTGACGATGGTGACATGATTTCTCTGGGCAGTGAGCAGATAAGGATACTTAATGTAGGCGGGCATACCAAAGGTCACATTGCCTATTATTTTTTCGAAAGTAGCTGTGCCTTTGTCGGAGATACTTTATTCATGCTCGGATGCGGACGTCTGTTTGAAGGCACACCACAACAAATGTGGTCGTCCCTCAAAAAAATCGCCAATCTCCCACCTGAAACACTGATTTATTGCGCACATGAATATACTGAGGCGAATGCACGTTTTGCCGAGACAATTGATCCTGATAACCAAAATCTGACAGAGCGCATTGCGGATATAAAGGCTCTTCGTTCTGCAGACAAACCCACTGTACCCGCCAGTATTGCGGTTGAACTCGCCACCAATCCATTTTTGCGTGCAGGGGACCCAGCCATTCAAAACCATCTGGGCATGGCCGGTGCAAATATCGTCGATGTCTTTGCCGAGATACGCACCCTTAAAGATAATTATTAG
- the hisC gene encoding histidinol-phosphate transaminase: MTGPQPRNGIMDLPPYVGGKESLPGQEKIFKLSANENPLGASPNALEAYRMAGENLEIYPDGHSVALREALAKAHKLDVNKIVCGFGSDELLQIMATAYLQPGDEAIHTEHGFLVYKLASLATGARPVSVAETNLTADVDAILDAVNDKTKIVFLANPNNPTGTMISASEVRRLHAGLQENMLLVLDGAYAEYVLTTDYEDGFALVEETQNVVTTRTFSKIYGLAALRLGWAYCPAPIAAVINRLRGPFNVSTPAQVAGIAAIEDQAHVQASIKHNDEWRDRLFQQISGAGFEVLPSHANFLLIKFDPENGLSAAQAEQKLNERGLILRGLTAYGLPDALRLTIGTEEANQLVIEVFQEMAGNNG, translated from the coding sequence ATGACAGGCCCGCAACCCAGAAACGGGATTATGGACTTACCGCCCTATGTTGGCGGTAAAGAGTCTCTGCCCGGACAAGAAAAAATATTTAAACTCTCGGCGAATGAAAACCCGCTTGGCGCAAGTCCCAATGCGTTAGAAGCCTACCGCATGGCTGGAGAAAATCTGGAGATTTATCCTGACGGGCATAGTGTGGCTCTGCGAGAGGCACTCGCTAAGGCACACAAGTTGGATGTCAACAAAATTGTTTGCGGTTTTGGTTCTGATGAGCTGTTGCAAATTATGGCGACTGCTTATTTACAACCCGGCGATGAAGCTATTCATACCGAACATGGTTTTCTTGTCTATAAGCTTGCCAGTCTGGCAACGGGTGCACGACCTGTAAGTGTGGCTGAAACTAATCTGACGGCAGATGTAGATGCCATTCTAGATGCTGTGAACGATAAGACTAAAATTGTTTTCTTGGCTAACCCTAATAATCCGACTGGTACAATGATTTCAGCTTCGGAAGTACGCCGCCTGCATGCCGGGTTACAGGAAAATATGCTTCTGGTTTTGGATGGTGCTTACGCCGAATATGTCCTTACAACTGATTATGAAGATGGATTTGCGCTTGTCGAAGAAACGCAGAATGTCGTAACGACACGCACCTTTTCCAAAATTTACGGTTTGGCGGCACTTCGTCTGGGATGGGCCTATTGTCCCGCACCGATTGCGGCGGTGATTAATCGCCTGCGGGGGCCGTTTAATGTGTCTACGCCAGCTCAAGTGGCAGGTATTGCGGCGATAGAAGACCAAGCGCATGTGCAAGCCTCCATCAAGCATAATGATGAATGGCGTGACCGGCTTTTCCAGCAGATAAGTGGGGCAGGGTTCGAGGTTTTACCAAGTCATGCCAATTTCTTGCTTATTAAATTTGATCCGGAAAATGGGTTGAGCGCGGCACAAGCAGAGCAAAAACTCAATGAGCGCGGGCTTATTTTGCGTGGATTGACAGCCTATGGGCTGCCGGATGCGCTGAGGTTGACGATTGGCACTGAAGAAGCCAATCAGCTGGTTATTGAGGTATTTCAGGAGATGGCTGGAAATAATGGATAA
- a CDS encoding chorismate mutase — MTEDTGQKMLSLEDIREQIDKTDKAILELLAQRSRLVSSVAEAKAQSGDSRILRPAREIVQMRRFLTWFKECELDMPVSGFSAIWREIIAASVSQQTPLQVLHLSETLTTARERFGNAAEYKLIDNPNDALGELDANANTIAVLPLENTNWWENLPEGVTVFAALPYLSQARKADIKSLCVGCIAIEPSGEDVTLLSCPIEGFPADSKDAHILTSSDTHHLIMVEGFMNTDRIGEVVGSFGSLEIMDSLLVGEKS, encoded by the coding sequence ATGACTGAAGACACAGGACAGAAAATGCTCAGCCTAGAAGATATTCGTGAGCAGATAGATAAAACAGATAAAGCTATTTTGGAATTGCTGGCGCAACGTTCCCGGCTCGTGTCTTCTGTTGCTGAAGCGAAGGCGCAATCTGGTGATAGCCGCATATTGCGTCCTGCTCGTGAAATCGTTCAGATGCGGCGTTTTCTGACTTGGTTTAAGGAATGTGAGTTGGATATGCCGGTATCCGGTTTTTCGGCTATATGGCGCGAAATTATTGCAGCCTCGGTTAGTCAGCAGACACCTCTGCAAGTCCTGCATTTGTCTGAGACGCTCACGACTGCGCGTGAAAGATTTGGTAATGCCGCAGAATATAAGCTGATTGATAATCCAAATGATGCGCTTGGAGAACTCGATGCAAATGCCAATACCATCGCCGTATTGCCGTTGGAAAATACGAATTGGTGGGAAAACTTGCCCGAAGGTGTGACGGTTTTTGCTGCCTTGCCCTATTTAAGTCAGGCGCGCAAAGCAGACATCAAATCACTTTGTGTCGGTTGTATTGCTATTGAGCCGTCGGGTGAGGATGTGACGTTGCTAAGTTGCCCGATAGAGGGGTTTCCGGCGGATAGTAAAGACGCGCATATTCTGACAAGTTCTGACACGCATCACCTCATTATGGTTGAAGGGTTTATGAATACCGATAGGATTGGTGAGGTGGTAGGTAGTTTTGGAAGTCTTGAAATTATGGACTCGCTTTTGGTCGGAGAGAAAAGCTGA
- a CDS encoding cell division protein FtsX: MAGNSQILPRNSVAGPALGAVTATMCFLACLALGAVLTVNKAAHNWLTQATGAVTVQITDTKSLTSGDQLQAVERVLKRTRGIETYEIIPEEKLVGLLEPWLGTGNVTADLPIPIMIDVTLNPEQRFNEKGLRIELTAVAPGAKLDTHGRWRQNLERGVQTLRLLAGLILILVTIATATVIIFATRAGLGTNKETVEVLHLIGARDKFISRQFERQFLTLSLLSCAIGYAAAAGIFHMFFTLMTDMEDIQFYLLLLGVPVLSILMTWLIIRNFVIRTLAKAL; encoded by the coding sequence ATGGCTGGCAACTCCCAAATATTACCCCGCAATTCTGTTGCAGGACCTGCACTTGGCGCAGTAACAGCAACCATGTGCTTTTTGGCCTGTCTTGCCCTTGGCGCCGTTTTAACCGTCAATAAAGCTGCTCATAATTGGCTGACACAAGCTACCGGTGCTGTGACGGTGCAAATTACCGATACAAAGAGTCTAACATCAGGAGACCAGCTTCAGGCGGTTGAGCGCGTCCTTAAAAGAACGCGCGGTATTGAAACTTACGAAATTATTCCAGAAGAAAAATTAGTAGGACTACTCGAACCATGGCTTGGCACAGGTAATGTGACCGCCGACTTGCCCATCCCGATTATGATTGATGTCACGCTTAACCCTGAACAGAGATTTAACGAAAAAGGACTCCGCATCGAATTAACGGCAGTTGCGCCAGGCGCAAAACTCGACACACATGGGCGGTGGCGACAGAATCTTGAACGTGGTGTTCAAACCCTGAGATTACTTGCAGGGTTGATTTTGATTCTCGTAACGATTGCGACGGCAACAGTTATCATATTTGCTACCCGCGCTGGCCTCGGTACAAATAAAGAGACTGTTGAGGTTCTGCATCTTATTGGTGCAAGAGATAAATTCATTTCGCGTCAGTTCGAAAGGCAATTTCTGACACTTTCTCTGCTTTCTTGCGCGATTGGCTATGCCGCCGCCGCAGGTATTTTTCATATGTTCTTCACACTGATGACAGATATGGAAGATATACAATTTTATCTTCTACTTTTAGGCGTCCCTGTTCTTTCTATTTTAATGACATGGCTGATTATCAGAAATTTTGTTATTCGCACGCTGGCGAAAGCGCTGTGA
- the metX gene encoding homoserine O-acetyltransferase MetX, giving the protein MQEIQSDKSDEGSITGESKVHVFDSALQLVSGESLQPFSVAYCSWGKLNADKSNTILICHALTGDQFAAGDNPMTQRPGWWNTMIGPGKPLDPEKYFIICSNVIGGCSGSTGPASINPETGKPYGLDFPVITITDMVRAQEKLLEALGIDSLLTVIGGSMGGMQVLEWANSFPEKVFSAIPIAGSARHSAQNIAFHEVGRQAIMADIDWHGGDYHAEKTQPRKGLAVARMAAHITYLSETALTRKFGRNLQDRDALSYGFEADFQIESYLRHQGFTFVERFDANSYLYITRAMDYFDIAAEHNGKLAEAFTNSDTRFCVVSFTSDWLFPTSESIHVVRALNAAGANVSFVEIESDKGHDAFLLDEPEMFKTLNGFLSSVAKDRGLL; this is encoded by the coding sequence ATGCAGGAAATACAGTCAGATAAGTCAGATGAAGGGTCTATTACAGGCGAAAGCAAAGTTCATGTTTTCGACTCTGCCCTGCAATTAGTGAGCGGCGAGAGCTTGCAACCGTTTTCTGTAGCCTATTGCAGTTGGGGCAAGCTGAATGCGGACAAATCTAATACGATTTTAATTTGCCACGCCCTTACTGGTGATCAATTTGCGGCTGGTGACAACCCGATGACCCAACGCCCAGGCTGGTGGAACACCATGATTGGACCTGGCAAGCCCTTAGATCCAGAAAAATATTTCATTATTTGCAGTAATGTAATTGGTGGATGCAGTGGTTCTACCGGTCCTGCGAGTATTAATCCTGAGACAGGCAAACCATACGGACTGGATTTTCCGGTTATCACCATTACAGATATGGTGCGCGCACAGGAAAAATTGCTCGAAGCACTAGGCATCGACTCGCTCTTGACGGTCATAGGTGGATCAATGGGCGGGATGCAAGTGCTGGAATGGGCCAATTCATTCCCTGAAAAAGTATTTAGCGCAATTCCCATTGCTGGTTCTGCACGTCATTCAGCCCAAAATATTGCATTTCACGAGGTTGGGCGGCAGGCCATAATGGCGGATATTGATTGGCATGGCGGCGACTATCATGCGGAGAAAACACAACCGCGCAAAGGTCTGGCAGTGGCACGCATGGCGGCACATATCACCTATTTGTCAGAAACAGCTTTGACGCGGAAATTTGGACGTAATCTCCAAGACCGTGACGCGCTAAGCTATGGTTTTGAAGCTGATTTCCAAATTGAGAGTTACCTGCGCCATCAGGGTTTCACTTTTGTGGAACGCTTTGACGCCAATAGTTATCTCTACATCACCCGCGCCATGGATTATTTTGACATTGCGGCAGAACATAACGGAAAGCTTGCCGAGGCATTTACCAATTCCGACACGCGCTTCTGCGTTGTGTCCTTCACCAGTGACTGGCTGTTTCCGACGTCTGAAAGTATTCATGTTGTACGCGCGTTAAATGCCGCAGGTGCAAATGTCAGTTTTGTCGAAATAGAAAGCGATAAAGGGCATGATGCGTTTCTACTCGATGAGCCAGAAATGTTTAAAACATTAAATGGTTTTCTCAGTTCTGTTGCCAAAGACCGAGGGCTGTTATGA
- a CDS encoding class I SAM-dependent methyltransferase has translation MRFDILDLKEFYAGKIGQLALELLSERLVESWPSLKDQRLCTIGYGLPYIERNWPGDNATAFMPATMGVVPWPEGRENKTALVNEVHLPLADNSVDCVLIIHALEMTYDPETMMHELWRVLVPGGRVLIVVPSRSGIWARRDITPWGSGRPFSRRQLRHLLRDAGFSPLTWSACLAAPPIRWIPMTRIAKLIERPMRRVLPQLCGLNIVEAQKLVYAPVNRARTRSFVLKPVSRPALIPRMDKF, from the coding sequence ATGCGCTTTGACATTCTGGATTTAAAAGAATTTTACGCGGGGAAAATCGGGCAGCTTGCGCTTGAATTATTATCCGAGCGGCTTGTTGAGAGCTGGCCATCGCTGAAAGATCAGCGACTCTGTACGATAGGTTATGGCCTGCCCTATATTGAACGTAATTGGCCTGGGGACAATGCGACGGCCTTTATGCCAGCCACTATGGGTGTTGTACCCTGGCCTGAAGGTAGGGAAAACAAAACGGCGTTGGTTAATGAGGTGCATCTACCCTTGGCCGATAATTCGGTTGATTGTGTTTTGATTATTCACGCATTGGAAATGACATACGACCCTGAAACGATGATGCATGAATTATGGCGCGTATTGGTGCCTGGTGGGCGTGTGCTTATTGTGGTGCCGTCCCGCAGTGGTATCTGGGCTCGCCGTGATATTACCCCATGGGGCAGTGGGCGTCCTTTCAGCCGCCGTCAGTTAAGGCATTTATTGCGTGATGCTGGTTTCTCTCCCTTGACTTGGTCAGCGTGTCTAGCGGCACCGCCTATCCGCTGGATCCCAATGACGCGTATTGCCAAACTGATTGAACGTCCAATGCGCCGGGTTTTGCCGCAATTATGTGGTTTGAATATTGTTGAAGCCCAAAAGCTGGTCTATGCCCCTGTTAATCGTGCCAGAACCCGCTCATTTGTGTTGAAACCGGTATCACGTCCGGCGCTTATTCCGCGAATGGACAAGTTTTAA
- the metW gene encoding methionine biosynthesis protein MetW: protein MSKGKATASSSVSDRKDLQLICDLIPRESRVLDIGCGEGDLLDLLKLEKNIDGRGVEISQAGVNACVARGLSVVQGDADRDLKHFPDNGFDYAILSQTLQATQRPDSVLKELARIGKKLIVSFPNFANWRVRFYLMFKGRMPVTSTLNAQWYNTPNIHLCTIEDFISLCDELDLKIEKSFILSNDKVKHVESSAGPLMNLIAEQGLFIVSSDTQT, encoded by the coding sequence ATGAGTAAGGGCAAAGCAACTGCATCATCAAGCGTTTCAGACCGTAAGGATTTACAACTTATTTGCGATCTCATCCCGCGCGAGTCGCGTGTGCTGGATATTGGCTGCGGGGAAGGCGATTTGCTCGACCTTCTGAAATTAGAAAAAAATATTGACGGTAGAGGTGTTGAAATATCTCAGGCAGGTGTGAATGCTTGCGTGGCACGCGGATTATCGGTCGTTCAGGGCGATGCAGATAGAGATCTTAAGCATTTCCCGGATAACGGGTTTGACTATGCCATTTTAAGTCAAACGCTGCAGGCCACGCAGCGTCCTGACTCAGTGCTTAAGGAATTAGCACGAATTGGCAAAAAGCTCATTGTGTCCTTCCCGAATTTTGCCAATTGGCGCGTGCGATTTTATCTCATGTTTAAAGGCCGGATGCCTGTCACATCCACACTGAATGCTCAATGGTATAATACGCCGAACATTCATCTCTGCACGATTGAGGATTTTATTAGCCTTTGCGATGAGCTGGATTTGAAAATCGAAAAAAGCTTCATTCTTTCGAATGATAAAGTCAAACATGTAGAAAGTTCTGCTGGCCCCCTAATGAACTTAATCGCTGAACAAGGCTTGTTTATTGTCTCCTCTGATACGCAGACGTGA
- the ftsE gene encoding cell division ATP-binding protein FtsE produces the protein MIRFENVSLRYDNNTDVLQDINFELKPGSFHFLTGSSGAGKTSLLKLIFLAGKPSGGKVFLFNQDSASLPRAALPEIRRRIGVVFQEFRLLDHLTLYENVSLPLRVCNIKETQYRSNILELMNWVGLGDRVNAFPTTLSGGEQQRAAIARAVVGRPNVIIADEPTGNVDTEIGMRLMRLFAELNKQGTTIIIATHDKQLWEGSPYPRLHLEQGSLVSTYGDY, from the coding sequence TTGATTCGGTTTGAAAATGTATCTCTGCGTTACGATAACAATACGGACGTTTTGCAGGACATAAACTTTGAACTCAAACCCGGATCGTTTCACTTTCTTACCGGTTCTTCAGGCGCAGGTAAAACATCCTTACTCAAACTGATTTTCCTTGCGGGAAAACCCAGTGGTGGAAAGGTGTTTCTGTTTAACCAGGACTCTGCCAGCTTACCTCGTGCGGCATTACCCGAAATTCGCCGACGAATTGGTGTGGTCTTTCAAGAATTTCGCCTGCTGGATCATTTAACGCTCTACGAAAATGTGTCACTACCCTTGCGGGTTTGCAATATCAAGGAAACTCAATACCGCAGTAATATTTTGGAATTGATGAATTGGGTTGGTCTTGGCGACCGAGTTAACGCATTTCCCACAACTCTATCCGGTGGGGAGCAACAACGTGCCGCAATTGCCCGCGCCGTCGTCGGGCGTCCCAATGTAATTATCGCGGATGAGCCAACCGGGAATGTGGATACAGAAATCGGCATGCGCCTGATGCGCCTATTTGCTGAATTAAATAAGCAAGGCACGACTATTATAATTGCAACACATGATAAGCAATTATGGGAAGGATCGCCCTATCCACGCTTACATCTGGAACAAGGCAGTCTTGTCTCCACCTATGGGGATTATTAA